Sequence from the Clostridiales bacterium genome:
CATCGCGTAAGCCTTTGACATGCCGTTGATGACGATCGTTCTCTTTTTGATATCCTCACCTAAGGATGCTATGCTTATATGTTTCAATCCGTCATATGTCAGCTTTTCATATATCTCATCCGATATCACGAGTATATCCTTTTTAACTGCCGTCCCGGCAATCATTTCAAGCATGTCTCTGCTGTAAACAACGCCTGTGGGGTTGTTCGGGCTGTTTAAAATAATCGCCTTCGTTTTATCATTTATGGCTGAAAGCAATGTCTTTTCACTGAATTTAAAGCCATCTTTTTCACTTGTTTTTATGTATACGCACGAAGCACCTGCTATTTTCACAAGCTCAGGATAGCTAAGCCAGTACGGTGCCGGGATTATTACCTCATCGCCGGGATTGCATACAGCCATAAGCGCATTATGTATTGAATGCTTTGCTCCGTTTGATATTATAATCTGTGATGGCTTATAATCGATATTATTATCCCTCTTAAATTTTCTGCATATACTCTCTTTAAGTTCAGTCATGCCTGAGGCCGAAGTATACTTTGTAAAACCCTTTTCTATTGCATCTATAGCACTTTTGCATATGTTATCCGGCGTATTGAAATCAGGCTCGCCGGCGCCGAAACTTATGACATCGATCCCCTCGCGTCTCATTTTTTTAGCCATTGCATTTATTTCCAATGTGGCCGAACTCGATATTGACAATGCCTTTCTCGATAACTCCAAACTAAATCCCCCCATTAAATATTAAATATTAAAATTCGATACCTTTGCTAATCTATAAACTTCAAAGGGCAAAATAACTTTGAAAAGGATTTTTCGCCGTAACCTTCAAATTCCGCCGATATAGTATCCTTATCCTCCGATACTATATAACCCTCCCCGTATTTTGGATGAATTACCTTCTTTTTTTCCTGCACCTTGCCGCCTTTTTTAGCCATATTGTCTCTTATCTCTCTCTTAAGATCCGAAAGCTTCATGGCTCTGCTCTTTAATTCTTCGCTTTCTATGATATCGTCGGGAATCATACTAAGATACGGGCTTGGATTGGCAAGGGCGCTTCCGCCGTCAGGATTTGAATGGTAC
This genomic interval carries:
- a CDS encoding pyridoxal phosphate-dependent aminotransferase, translated to MELSRKALSISSSATLEINAMAKKMRREGIDVISFGAGEPDFNTPDNICKSAIDAIEKGFTKYTSASGMTELKESICRKFKRDNNIDYKPSQIIISNGAKHSIHNALMAVCNPGDEVIIPAPYWLSYPELVKIAGASCVYIKTSEKDGFKFSEKTLLSAINDKTKAIILNSPNNPTGVVYSRDMLEMIAGTAVKKDILVISDEIYEKLTYDGLKHISIASLGEDIKKRTIVINGMSKAYAMTGWRIGYAAGDEDIIKVMSNLQSHATSNPNSIAQYASISALEGNQDSVEKMRCEFEKRRNYMAGRINRIPLVSCVKPEGAFYIMINISKLKNRDLNGKIFTDSVSICKDLLENARVACVPGKAFGADDYIRVSYATSMKNIEEGLDRIGRYIYKVLH